The DNA sequence TGCACGTGGTTGCCATTCCAGTGCCGGCAAGGTGCTGACCTTGGCATGCCGGCGCACGCGCATCCGGCGACCGCCGCTGCTGGGATGGGGTTGGCTGCTGCTCACGCCGGGCATGATGGTCAGGGGTCTGCCACGCGACAAGCGGCAAAAGTCACACGAAGGCCCAGGGGTGGTTCGGGAGCTCAAGGAAATTCATTGCGAGAATGATTCTTGTTTACTCCTACAATACGCTCAGTTCCCAACTAGGAGATCTCCCGATGCGCCGTGTTGCCATCTCCCTGTCTGCCCTTGCGCTGGCCGCCACGCTGGGTGCGCCTGCCGCCGCGCAGGAGCAGGTGCTGAACCTGTATTCCGCCCGTCACTACCAGACCGACGAGGCGCTGTACGCCAACTTCACCAAGGCCACCGGCATCCGCATCAACCGCGTCGAGGCGGACGACGCCGGCATCATCGCGCGGCTCCGCAGCGAGGGTGCGGCCAGCCCGGCGGACGTGATCCTGCTGGTCGATGCCGCCCGCCTGTGGCGGGCCGAGCAGGAGGGCCTGTTCCAGCCGGTACGCTCGGCCGTGCTGGAGCAGCGCATTCCCGCCAACCTGCGCAGCGAGGACAAGGGCGAAGGTTCGGCCTGGTTCGGTTTCTCGACGCGTGCCCGCGTGATCGTCTACAACAAGATCAAGGTCAAACGGGCCGACGTCGATACCTACGAGGAACTGGCCGACCCGAAAAACAAGGGCAAGGTCTGCACCCGCTCCGGTTCGCACCCGTACAACCTTTCGCTCATCGGTGCCTTGATGGAACACCTGGGCCCGGAAAAGACCGAGGAATGGGCCAAGGGGGTGGTCGCCAACATGGCACGCGATCCGAAAGGCGGCGATACCGACCAGATCCGCGCCGTCGCCAGCGGCGAATGCGCGGTGGCGCTGTCCAACAGCTATTACTACGCGCGCCTGATGCGCTCGAAGAAGCCCGAGGACCGCGCGGTGGTCGAGAAGACCGGGGTGGTGTTCCCCAACCAGCAAAGCTGGGGCACGCACGTCAACGTCGCGGGCGGCGCCGTGGCCCGTCACGCAAAGAACCGCGAGGCGGCGATCAAGTTCCTGGAATACCTCGCCAGTGACGAGGCGCAGGTTTACTTTGCCAACGGTAACAATGAATATCCGGCCGTGCCGACCGTGAAGGTGCCGAACCCGGCCCTGGACTCGATGGGCGAATTCAAGACGGAACTGATCCCGATCTCGGTGGTAGGCGCAAACACGGCCAAGGTGCAGCAGATGCTGGACCGCGTGGGCTTCAAGTAATCCCTGCCCTCGCCTCCTGCCTGGACGCCCGCCCGGTTCGCCGCGCGGGCGTCTTTGCATCCACCGAAATATCCTGCACTGCGGAATTCACCCGGGGGCAAATCAGGCTGTCTCCGATATCGCTTGCACCCCGATATGGGGCGCAGTATTATCGCGCCGTTCGTACAGCCCACTTCCTCCAACCATTGCAGAGCATATTCGTATGGCAACCTACCAGGAACTCCTTGCACAGAAGGCCGAGCTCGAAAAGCAAATCGAGAACGCGCGCAAACAGGAGATTGCCGATGCAATCGCCCAGATCCGGTCGCTGATGGCGCAGTACGGTCTCACCCTGGCTGACCTGGGCAGCAAAGTGGGAGGCAAGAGCAGCTCCACGAAGGGCAGCAAGGTGGCGCCGAAATACCGCAACAAGGAGACCGGTGAAACCTGGACCGGTCGCGGCCGTCAGCCGAAATGGGTGGAGCAGGCCCTGGCCTCCGGCAAAACCCTGGAAGACCTCGCGATCTGATCGCGTCTGCGTCCCGATAAATGCCCGCCTCGTGCGGGCATTTGCTTTCTTCCCGCCTTTCCATCTCCCGACGCCGCGCGCGGCAGCCATGGCCCGCACAGGCAGCCCGGGACACCCCCACCCCGCCGGGCGGGCCTGCCGCCGTCGCGGGGCGCCTGCGCTTTCCGGCACAATCGCGCCATGATCCGGCGACGCCGCTTTCCCCGCCTGGCCTTCTGGGCGCTGGCTGCCGCACTGCTGCTGAAGGCGGCGGTGCCGCTGCTGGCCGTCGGCGCGGCGCAGGCGCAGGGCCGCGCCCTGGTCGAGATCTGCACCGTCTACGGCCTGCAGACGGTGGCCCTCGACGAGATGCTCCCGACCGCGGCGGAGACCACCGACGCCGGACGCGACGACAGCGCCGCCCTGCCGGGCGGCGACCCCTGCGTCCTGACCGCGGCCCTGTCGCTCGCCACCCCGGCCCCGTCCGCGGCCGATCCGCTGGCCGTCGCCGCAGCCCGCGCGCCGCATCCACCGGCCCGGGCCCTGCCGGCCCCTGCGCGCGACCGCACCTTCGACTGGGCTGCGCGTCGCAAGCACGGCCCGCCGGTCCTCGCCTGAGCCGACGCCAGCCCCGCCGCCGGCGCCCCGACGCACGCGGCGGCGCGCCGGCCACGCCTGCTTTCCGAAGCGAGCCGCGATGGGGACCGCACCAGCCCGTCGCTCGACCCGGGTCGTCCGGCTTGCCCTGCTCGC is a window from the Caldimonas thermodepolymerans genome containing:
- a CDS encoding Fe(3+) ABC transporter substrate-binding protein — encoded protein: MRRVAISLSALALAATLGAPAAAQEQVLNLYSARHYQTDEALYANFTKATGIRINRVEADDAGIIARLRSEGAASPADVILLVDAARLWRAEQEGLFQPVRSAVLEQRIPANLRSEDKGEGSAWFGFSTRARVIVYNKIKVKRADVDTYEELADPKNKGKVCTRSGSHPYNLSLIGALMEHLGPEKTEEWAKGVVANMARDPKGGDTDQIRAVASGECAVALSNSYYYARLMRSKKPEDRAVVEKTGVVFPNQQSWGTHVNVAGGAVARHAKNREAAIKFLEYLASDEAQVYFANGNNEYPAVPTVKVPNPALDSMGEFKTELIPISVVGANTAKVQQMLDRVGFK
- a CDS encoding H-NS family nucleoid-associated regulatory protein produces the protein MATYQELLAQKAELEKQIENARKQEIADAIAQIRSLMAQYGLTLADLGSKVGGKSSSTKGSKVAPKYRNKETGETWTGRGRQPKWVEQALASGKTLEDLAI
- a CDS encoding DUF2946 family protein, with amino-acid sequence MIRRRRFPRLAFWALAAALLLKAAVPLLAVGAAQAQGRALVEICTVYGLQTVALDEMLPTAAETTDAGRDDSAALPGGDPCVLTAALSLATPAPSAADPLAVAAARAPHPPARALPAPARDRTFDWAARRKHGPPVLA